The Pseudomonadota bacterium genome has a window encoding:
- a CDS encoding ferredoxin yields MAAQVDPQKCTKCGGVIQPLCVEVCPDEAIRVQEDRIVVTEFLCEDCNECGFICPDRAIKIPLDKVTF; encoded by the coding sequence ATGGCTGCACAGGTTGATCCACAAAAATGTACGAAATGTGGGGGAGTAATCCAGCCCCTCTGTGTCGAAGTATGCCCGGACGAGGCAATCAGGGTTCAGGAAGACAGAATCGTCGTTACCGAGTTTCTCTGTGAAGACTGCAATGAGTGTGGTTTTATCTGCCCTGATCGTGCTATTAAAATCCCGCTTGACAAGGTAACCTTTTAA